One part of the Arabidopsis thaliana chromosome 1 sequence genome encodes these proteins:
- a CDS encoding Zinc finger C-x8-C-x5-C-x3-H type family protein (Zinc finger C-x8-C-x5-C-x3-H type family protein; FUNCTIONS IN: zinc ion binding, nucleic acid binding; INVOLVED IN: biological_process unknown; LOCATED IN: cellular_component unknown; CONTAINS InterPro DOMAIN/s: Zinc finger, CCCH-type (InterPro:IPR000571); BEST Arabidopsis thaliana protein match is: Zinc finger C-x8-C-x5-C-x3-H type family protein (TAIR:AT1G29560.1); Has 39749 Blast hits to 19330 proteins in 1306 species: Archae - 56; Bacteria - 4885; Metazoa - 16078; Fungi - 3100; Plants - 2094; Viruses - 196; Other Eukaryotes - 13340 (source: NCBI BLink).) → MADAGDNQQEAERRSDETESRSIKEPKEKEDEDENPQDQIQSKERMRQSSPYPVRPGKKDCQFYLKNGLCRYRSSCRFNHPTQRPQELPVRICKHIMDRNVAEPMYQDWRESESERRFDERTQRTFGDERTQRRYGIEYSGARPEKRSKIVPDFQMRDPRHHDTEWRFERERMERIERQRREAEENLQEQRQRDSIERQRREAEENLQEQRQRDSIERQRREAQENLQQQRQRDSIERQRREAQENLQQQRLQDMPENHNVDDQQNLQEQRRISIEKERTEARLRLEQIRPTVSFPINEFIRAVVLLRELIENWDDKAWKK, encoded by the exons ATGGCAGACGCTGGAGATAATCAGCAAGAAGCTGAGAGAAGAAGCGATGAAACAGAGTCGAGATCCATTAAAGAACCGAAG gagaaagaagacgaagatgagaATCCTCAGGATCAAATACAGAGCAAAG AGAGGATGAGGCAGTCGAGTCCGTATCCAGTTCGTCCCGGTAAAAAAGACTGTCAGTTTTACCTCAAAAATGGTCTGTGTCGCTATAGAAGTAGTTGCCGTTTCAATCATCCTACTCAACGTCCACAA GAGCTTCCGGTGAGGATTTGTAAG CACATTATGGACAGAAATGTTGCAGAGCCTATGTATCAG GATTGGAGAGAGAGTGAATCAGAACGGAGATTTGATGAGAGAACTCAGCGCACATTTGGTGATGAGAGAACTCAAAGAAGATATGGAATAGAGTACTCAGGAGCCAGGCCAGAGAAGAGG TCCAAGATTGTTCCGGATTTTCAAATGCGTGATCCAAGACACCATGATACAGAGTGGAGATTCGAGCGAGAGAGGATG GAACGAATTGAAAGGCAGAGGAGAGAGGCTGAAGAAAATCTGCAAgaacagagacagagagatagCATTGAGAGGCAGAGGAGAGAGGCTGAAGAAAATCTGCAAgaacagagacagagagatagCATTGAGAGGCAGAGGAGAGAGGCTCAAGAGAATCTGCAAcaacagagacagagagatagCATTGAGAGGCAGAGGAGAGAGGCTCAAGAGAATCTGCAACAACAGAGATTACAG GACATGCCAGAGAATCACAACGTAGATGATCAACAGAATCTGCAGGAACAGAGACGGATAAGCATTGAGAAGGAGAGAACAGAAGCTCGTTTGAGACTAGAACAG atCCGACCCACTGTTTCATTTCCAATAAACGAATTTATTCGAGCCGTAGTGTTGCTGAGAGAACTGATAGAGAATTGGGATGATAAAGCTTGGAAGAAATAG
- a CDS encoding mediator of RNA polymerase II transcription subunit (unknown protein; BEST Arabidopsis thaliana protein match is: unknown protein (TAIR:AT1G55080.1); Has 28 Blast hits to 28 proteins in 10 species: Archae - 0; Bacteria - 0; Metazoa - 0; Fungi - 0; Plants - 28; Viruses - 0; Other Eukaryotes - 0 (source: NCBI BLink).), with translation MQKPQSHTTQQQQSVQTPLQHQTLASHLYPLVENLKDVTESRARDQNSDALYVDVQKQNLEESEQLLQQRMELIEEYKKSVEEIVKKEP, from the exons ATGCAGAAGCCACAATCCCATACAACGCAGCAACAACAATCTGTGCAGACTCCGCTGCAACATCAGACGTTAGCTTCTCATCTCTATCCC TTGGtggaaaatttaaaagatgtGACTGAATCTAGAGCACGAGATCAGAACTCTGATGCCCTG TATGTTGATGTACAGAAGCAAAATCTAGAAGAAAGTGAACAATTGCTTCAACAAAGAAT GGAATTGATTGAGGAATACAAGAAATCTGTCGAAGAGATTGTGAAAAAAGAGCCTTAG
- the eIF4E3 gene encoding translation initiation factor (eukaryotic translation Initiation Factor 4E3 (eIF4E3); FUNCTIONS IN: RNA binding, translation initiation factor activity; INVOLVED IN: translational initiation; LOCATED IN: cytoplasm; CONTAINS InterPro DOMAIN/s: Eukaryotic translation initiation factor 4E (eIF-4E) (InterPro:IPR001040), Eukaryotic translation initiation factor 4E (eIF-4E), conserved site (InterPro:IPR019770); BEST Arabidopsis thaliana protein match is: Eukaryotic initiation factor 4E protein (TAIR:AT1G29550.1); Has 1771 Blast hits to 1771 proteins in 275 species: Archae - 0; Bacteria - 0; Metazoa - 729; Fungi - 347; Plants - 383; Viruses - 0; Other Eukaryotes - 312 (source: NCBI BLink).), producing MVVMDSPVSGRMADQNIDPNTTTSPSPIEKHVSAIKAISGDEKAPSKEKKNYASKKSTTVIQKSHCFQNSWTFWFDNPSSKSNQVIWGSSLRSLYTFATIEEFWSLYNNIHPPTKWVSGSDLYCFKDKIEPKWEDPICANGGKWTMFFPRATLESNWLNTLLALVGEQFDQGDEICGAVLNFRTRGDRISLWTKKAANEEAQLSIGKQWKELLGYNDTIGFIVHEDAKTLDRDAKRRYTV from the exons ATGGTGGTTATGGATTCTCCAGTTTCGGGGAGAATGGCTGATCAGAACATCGATCCTAACACCACGACGAGCCCTAGTCCTATAGAGAAGCATGTTTCGGCGATTAAGGCTATCTCCGGCGACGAGAAAGCTCCGTCGAAGGAGAAAAAGAACTACGCGTCGAAGAAATCAACTACCGTAATCCAGAAATCGCACTGTTTCCAGAATTCTTGGACATTTTGGTTCGATAATCCTTCCTCCAAATCGAATCAAGTCATATGGGGAAGCTCTTTGAGATCTTTGTATACATTCGCTACCATCGAAGAGTTCTGGAG TCTTTACAATAACATTCATCCTCCAACCAAGTGGGTGTCAGGGTCGGATCTCTACTGCTTCAAAGATAAGATTGAACCAAAATGGGAAGATCCTATCTGTGCCAATGGAGGAAAATGGACTATGTTTTTCCCTAGAGCTACACTAGAATCTAATTGGCTTAACACG TTACTTGCGTTGGTTGGTGAGCAATTTGACCAAGGAGATGAGATCTGTGGAGCAGTTTTGAACTTCAGAACGAGAGGGGACAGGATCTCTCTATGGACAAAGAAAGCTGCAAATGAGGAGGCTCAG CTAAGCATTGGGAAGCAGTGGAAGGAACTTCTTGGCTACAATGACACAATCGGATTTATAGTTCAT GAGGATGCAAAGACTCTTGATCGTGATGCTAAACGTCGATATACTGTATGA
- a CDS encoding Zinc finger C-x8-C-x5-C-x3-H type family protein (Zinc finger C-x8-C-x5-C-x3-H type family protein; FUNCTIONS IN: zinc ion binding, nucleic acid binding; INVOLVED IN: biological_process unknown; LOCATED IN: cellular_component unknown; EXPRESSED IN: cotyledon, leaf; EXPRESSED DURING: LP.04 four leaves visible; CONTAINS InterPro DOMAIN/s: Zinc finger, CCCH-type (InterPro:IPR000571); BEST Arabidopsis thaliana protein match is: Zinc finger C-x8-C-x5-C-x3-H type family protein (TAIR:AT1G29570.1); Has 792 Blast hits to 313 proteins in 35 species: Archae - 0; Bacteria - 0; Metazoa - 7; Fungi - 9; Plants - 764; Viruses - 0; Other Eukaryotes - 12 (source: NCBI BLink).): MEETKEQNKELRPSRLVGRSDERNGRRQGTEQKKKEKEDSGFRVSEEGEIPLQQGSNTDSYARDDLTQQQRVSDVVMQRRSHETESRLWQRARTQDRRGSESRMMFDGRTQWSHAPVLSSAYPVRPGEDNCLFYMKNHLCEWGSECCYNHPPLQEIPCRIGKKLDCKFFKAGACKRGSNCPFNHPKERDGDSLPMPQGRTPDLRRNDSGRRYNTESRSWPENKEKEVGQFRDHQDSKEDAQEVLLQQRPRDVEMRKRSRSPDFRASSSRGRVENKCQRRHGKELALFKRERLKKMNYDLILFFVLFY; this comes from the exons ATGGAAGAAACaaag GAACAAAATAAGGAATTGAGGCCGAGTAGATTAGTGGGTAGATCTGATGAGAGAAATGGTAGGAGACAGGGAACagagcaaaagaagaag GAGAAAGAAGACTCGGGTTTTAGAGTAAGCGAAGAGGGTGAGATTCCTTTGCAACAAGGGTCAAATACTGACTCATACGCGCGGGATGATCTGACACAACAACAGAGAGTGAGTGATGTTGTGATGCAGAGGAGAAGCCATGAAACAGAGTCGAGATTATGGCAAAGG GCTAGAACTCAGGATAGGAGAGGAAGTGAATCCAGAATGATGTTTGATGGGAGAACTCAGTGGAGTCACGCACCGGTGCTATCGAGTGCGTATCCAGTTCGCCCCGGTGAAGATAATTGTctgttttatatgaaaaacCATCTGTGTGAATGGGGAAGCGAGTGTTGTTACAATCATCCTCCTCTACAa GAGATTCCGTGCAGGATTGGTAAGAAGCTGGATTGCAAG TTTTTTAAGGCAGGAGCTTGTAAGAGAGGCTCAAATTGTCCATTTAATCACCCAAAGGAAAGGGATGGTGATAGTTTACCTATGCCTCAG GGTAGAACTCCGGATTTGAGAAGGAATGATTCAGGGAGGAGGTACAATACAGAGTCAAGATCATGGCCAGAGAATAAG GAGAAAGAAGTGGGCCAGTTTCGTGATCACCAAGACTCTAAAGAAGACGCGCAAGAGGTTCTGCTACAACAGAGACCTAGAGATGTTGAGATGCGGAAGAGG TCTAGAAGTCCGGATTTTAGAGCGAGTTCATCGAGAGGAAGAGTTGAAAATAAATGTCAAAGACGCCATGGAAAGGAGTTGGCCTTATTCAAGCGAGAGAGgctaaagaaaatgaattatgacttgattttgttctttgttttattttactgA
- a CDS encoding Zinc finger C-x8-C-x5-C-x3-H type family protein, which yields MANVSFTFDSQEQNKELRPSRLVGRSDERNGRRQGTEQKKKEKEDSGFRVSEEGEIPLQQGSNTDSYARDDLTQQQRVSDVVMQRRSHETESRLWQRARTQDRRGSESRMMFDGRTQWSHAPVLSSAYPVRPGEDNCLFYMKNHLCEWGSECCYNHPPLQEIPCRIGKKLDCKFFKAGACKRGSNCPFNHPKERDGDSLPMPQGRTPDLRRNDSGRRYNTESRSWPENKEKEVGQFRDHQDSKEDAQEVLLQQRPRDVEMRKRSRSPDFRASSSRGRVENKCQRRHGKELALFKRERLKKMNYDLILFFVLFY from the exons ATGGCTAACGTTTCGTTTACTTTTGATTCTCAGGAACAAAATAAGGAATTGAGGCCGAGTAGATTAGTGGGTAGATCTGATGAGAGAAATGGTAGGAGACAGGGAACagagcaaaagaagaag GAGAAAGAAGACTCGGGTTTTAGAGTAAGCGAAGAGGGTGAGATTCCTTTGCAACAAGGGTCAAATACTGACTCATACGCGCGGGATGATCTGACACAACAACAGAGAGTGAGTGATGTTGTGATGCAGAGGAGAAGCCATGAAACAGAGTCGAGATTATGGCAAAGG GCTAGAACTCAGGATAGGAGAGGAAGTGAATCCAGAATGATGTTTGATGGGAGAACTCAGTGGAGTCACGCACCGGTGCTATCGAGTGCGTATCCAGTTCGCCCCGGTGAAGATAATTGTctgttttatatgaaaaacCATCTGTGTGAATGGGGAAGCGAGTGTTGTTACAATCATCCTCCTCTACAa GAGATTCCGTGCAGGATTGGTAAGAAGCTGGATTGCAAG TTTTTTAAGGCAGGAGCTTGTAAGAGAGGCTCAAATTGTCCATTTAATCACCCAAAGGAAAGGGATGGTGATAGTTTACCTATGCCTCAG GGTAGAACTCCGGATTTGAGAAGGAATGATTCAGGGAGGAGGTACAATACAGAGTCAAGATCATGGCCAGAGAATAAG GAGAAAGAAGTGGGCCAGTTTCGTGATCACCAAGACTCTAAAGAAGACGCGCAAGAGGTTCTGCTACAACAGAGACCTAGAGATGTTGAGATGCGGAAGAGG TCTAGAAGTCCGGATTTTAGAGCGAGTTCATCGAGAGGAAGAGTTGAAAATAAATGTCAAAGACGCCATGGAAAGGAGTTGGCCTTATTCAAGCGAGAGAGgctaaagaaaatgaattatgacttgattttgttctttgttttattttactgA
- a CDS encoding Cytochrome C oxidase polypeptide VIB family protein (Cytochrome C oxidase polypeptide VIB family protein; BEST Arabidopsis thaliana protein match is: Cytochrome C oxidase polypeptide VIB family protein (TAIR:AT1G32720.1); Has 17 Blast hits to 17 proteins in 3 species: Archae - 0; Bacteria - 0; Metazoa - 0; Fungi - 0; Plants - 17; Viruses - 0; Other Eukaryotes - 0 (source: NCBI BLink).), with translation MSMVVNSSDQAITMESLGISGHCDDVFCNELTATVIGEMTKRPTRLDIPIGVDGFVAPISSSADVTVTSREECREVEREGYEDTVNNEEISKPKSMKLLAHAGDDESIKRQENEDDDGRTTVDDDDGRGRINVSRLKALLMITTRE, from the exons ATGTCGATGGTTGTTAATTCTTCCGACCAAGCAATTACTATGGAAAGTCTCGGAATCTCCGG GCATTGTGACGATGTTTTTTGCAACGAATTAACCGCCACTGTGATTGGAGAGATGAC gaaaCGACCTACAAGGCTTGATATACCGATTGGTGTTGATGGATTTGTAGCTCCGATTTCTTCATCGGCCGATGTAACTGTGACGTCGAGGGAGGAATGTAGAGAGGTTGAAAGAGAAG GATATGAGGACACCGTCAACAATGAGGAGATAAGCAAGCCGAAGTCTATG AAGTTACTAGCACACGCCGGAGACGACGAATCGATTAagagacaagaaaatgaagacgATGACGGGAGAACAACTGTTGACGACGACGACGGGAGAGGACGAATTAATGTCAGCCGATTGAAAGCTTTGTTGATGATAACGACGAGAGAGTGA
- a CDS encoding 5'-3' exonuclease family protein (5'-3' exonuclease family protein; FUNCTIONS IN: DNA binding, catalytic activity, nuclease activity; INVOLVED IN: DNA repair; EXPRESSED IN: 10 plant structures; EXPRESSED DURING: 4 anthesis, F mature embryo stage, petal differentiation and expansion stage, E expanded cotyledon stage, D bilateral stage; CONTAINS InterPro DOMAIN/s: XPG conserved site (InterPro:IPR019974), XPG N-terminal (InterPro:IPR006085), DNA repair protein (XPGC)/yeast Rad (InterPro:IPR006084), 5'-3' exonuclease, C-terminal subdomain (InterPro:IPR020045), Helix-hairpin-helix motif, class 2 (InterPro:IPR008918), XPG/RAD2 endonuclease (InterPro:IPR006086); BEST Arabidopsis thaliana protein match is: 5'-3' exonuclease family protein (TAIR:AT1G18090.2); Has 2407 Blast hits to 2171 proteins in 377 species: Archae - 277; Bacteria - 0; Metazoa - 635; Fungi - 677; Plants - 227; Viruses - 36; Other Eukaryotes - 555 (source: NCBI BLink).), whose protein sequence is MGIQGLLPLLKSIMVPIHIKELEGCIVAVDTYSWLHKGALSCSRELCKGLPTKRHIQYCMHRVNLLRHHGVKPIMVFDGGPLPMKLEQENKRARSRKENLARALEHEANGNSSAAYECYSKAVDISPSIAHELIQVLRQENVDYVVAPYEADAQMAFLAITKQVDAIITEDSDLIPFGCLRIIFKMDKFGHGVEFQASKLPKNKDLSLSGFSSQMLLEMCILSGCDYLQSLPGMGLKRAHALITKFKSYDRVIKHLKYSTVSVPPLYEESFKRALLTFKHQRVYDPNAEDIIHLCDISDNLGEDSDFVGPSMPQDIAKGIALGQLDPFTQLPFQAESVTPKLAVDDISRPKSFKPETVKKKLDLPVQKNLLTKYFCFASVEAKRKFKAPRISPMSLTPTDESPSIPDDNTPDLDALSSQTTNESPVYSLGENPCVSEVAEKRDSPDDDAVERNHKDLHHKYCEREVDRPKSDSLKVIVRSKYFKQKQEDKSLKQSIPCLNDCSVIGQRKAVKTVINMSSASKREESHRAIATSPCLHHDRIYNDHEDAKEASFSAMNEVAERTINTHKINHQINEEEQNPSVEIPSAFSTPENVIPLSSIAIDSCHGVATGKRKLDSDENLHKENLKSKHMRMDETDTALNAETPLETDDVEKFGSNISHIGHYSEIAEKSVERFVSAISSFKYSGTGSRASGLRAPLKDIRNTCPSKGLSLKPDISKFGYASSNRHMVTKSRRM, encoded by the exons atGGGTATACAAGGGCTTTTGCCGTTGTTGAAATCGATAATGGTACCGATTCATATCAAGGAGCTCGAGGGTTGTATCGTCGCCGTCGATACATATTCATGGCTACACAAAGGGGCTTTATCTTGTAGCCGAGAGCTCTGCAAGGGATTACCCACCAAGAG GCATATTCAATACTGTATGCATAGAGTGAATTTACTTCGCCATCATGGAGTGAAGCCTATCATGGTCTTTGATGGAGGTCCGTTACCGATGAAACTAGAACAAGAGAATAAGCGTGCTAG GTCCAGAAAGGAAAATCTTGCTCGTGCATTGGAGCATGAAGCAAATGGAAATTCCTCAGCTGCTTATGAGTGCTACTCAAAGGCCGTAGATATTTCACCTTCTATTGCACATGAGTTGATACAG GTTCTGAGGCAGGAGAATGTTGATTACGTTGTTGCTCCTTACGAAGCTGATGCGCAGATGGCATTCTTAGCTATTACTAAGCAAGTTGATGCGATTATCACTGAGGATTCTGATCTCATACCTTTTGGCTGCCTAAGA ATCATTTTCAAAATGGACAAGTTTGGTCATGGTGTTGAGTTTCAAGCCTCCAAGCTACCCAAAAATAAGGATCTCAGTCTATCAGGATTTTCAAGCCAAATGCTTCTCGAAATGTGCATATTAAGTGGCTGCGATTATTTGCAGTCACTTCCAGGAATGGGACTCAAAAGAGCACATGCACTcattacaaaattcaaaagctaTGACAGG GTAATTAAGCACTTAAAGTACAGCACAGTTTCAGTTCCTCCTCTTTATGAAGAGTCATTCAAGAGAGCTTTACTGACTTTCAAGCATCAACGTGTCTATGACCCAAATGCTGAAGATATCATACACTTGTGTGACATTTCTGACAACCTTGGTGAAGATTCAGATTTTGTAGGCCC ATCGATGCCACAAGATATTGCTAAGGGTATAGCTCTAGGCCAGCTTGATCCCTTCACACAGTTGCCATTCCAG GCTGAGAGTGTTACTCCTAAATTGGCTGTTGATGATATATCCCGTCCCAAAAGTTTCAAACCTGAAACTGTAAAGAAAAAGCTTGATTTGCCAGTCCAAAAAAACCTTCTCACCAAGTACTTCT GCTTTGCGTCTGTTGaggcaaaaagaaaattcaaggCTCCTAGGATATCACCAATGTCTCTGACCCCAACTGATGAGTCTCCAAGCATTCCTGATGACAACACACCAGATTTAGATGCTCTTTCAAGCCAGACAACAAATGAATCCCCGGTTTATAGCTTG GGTGAGAATCCATGTGTTAGCGAAGTTGCAGAGAAAAGAGATTCACCCGATGACG ATGCAGTGGAAAGGAATCACAAGGACCTTCATCATAAATACTGCGAACGGGAAGTGGATAGGCCGAAGTCAGATAGTTTGAAGGTTATAGTAAGAAGCAAGTATTTTAAGCAGAAACAGGAGGACAAAAGTCTGAAACAATCGATCCCATGTCTTAATGATTGCTCTGTGATTGGTCAGAGAAAGGCTGTTAAAACTGTGATTAACATGTCAAGCGCGtctaaaagagaagagagtcaCAGAGCTATAGCAACAAGTCCATGTTTACACCATGACCGAATCTACAACGATCATGAAGATGCTAAAGAAGCGAGTTTCTCTGCCATGAACGAGGTGGCTGAGAGAACAATAAACACCCACAAGATTAACCATCAGatcaatgaagaagaacagaacCCATCCGTTGAAATTCCTTCTGCCTTTAGTACTCCCGAGAATGTTATACCTCTCTCTTCCATTGCTATTGATAGTTGCCATGGAGTTGCAACAGGGAAGAGGAAGCTTGACTCAGATGAAAACCTTCACAAG GAAAATTTGAAATCCAAGCACATGCGCATGGATGAAACTGATACTG CTCTTAATGCAGAAACACCATTAGAAACCGATGATGTTGAGAAGTTTGGATCGAACATTTCACATATAGGGCATTACTCAGAAATAGCAGAGAAATCAGTGGAAAGATTTGTCTCAGCTATATCGTCTTTCAAATATTCTGGGACTGGCTCTCGTGCTAGCGGTCTCCGTGCCCCTCTCAAAGATATCCGCAACACTTGTCCGTCCAAAGG gTTATCTCTTAAACCAGACATCAGCAAGTTTGGCTATGCGTCAAGCAACCGACACATGGTGACAAAGTCAAGGAGAATGTGA